In one window of Cellulophaga sp. HaHa_2_95 DNA:
- a CDS encoding fumarylacetoacetate hydrolase family protein, with amino-acid sequence MKIVAVGKNYVNELSEMPSEKVIPIVFTKPETTLLENNEDLVLPSFSNDVWFEAELAFRIGKKCKAATAENALDFIDAVTLSNDLTAKDVLASSRETKGPWALAKGFDGATPIAPFYPIADFPNVTDINFSYEVNGVEVQKGNSSHMITNLVDFVVYVSSIMTLNPGDILLTGTPPKGVGKVNSGDVMIGYLEGKKVLETKVK; translated from the coding sequence ATGAAAATAGTAGCCGTAGGGAAAAATTATGTAAATGAGTTGAGTGAAATGCCTTCAGAGAAGGTGATACCAATTGTTTTTACCAAACCAGAAACCACTCTTTTAGAAAATAATGAAGATTTAGTTCTTCCTAGTTTTTCAAATGATGTTTGGTTTGAGGCAGAGTTAGCTTTTAGAATAGGTAAAAAGTGTAAAGCTGCAACTGCAGAAAATGCTTTAGATTTTATTGACGCAGTAACTCTATCTAATGACTTAACGGCAAAAGATGTTTTGGCAAGCAGTAGAGAAACTAAAGGTCCTTGGGCATTAGCGAAAGGTTTTGATGGTGCTACACCTATCGCTCCTTTTTACCCAATAGCTGATTTCCCTAATGTGACGGATATTAATTTTTCTTATGAGGTAAATGGAGTAGAAGTGCAGAAAGGAAATAGCTCACATATGATTACCAATTTGGTAGACTTTGTGGTGTATGTTTCTTCTATAATGACACTAAATCCAGGAGATATTTTATTAACAGGTACGCCTCCAAAGGGTGTTGGTAAAGTTAATTCTGGAGATGTGATGATTGGTTATTTAGAAGGGAAAAAGGTTTTAGAGACCAAAGTTAAATAG
- a CDS encoding phosphatidylserine decarboxylase family protein — translation MFHKEGQKIILISFFLVAIIVLAAHYYIDLNWLKLLIQCTAVVFLIIILQFFRNPKRKVTKSFDEILAPVDGKVVVIEEVEEKEYFKEKRLQVSIFMSPINVHVTRYPASGAITFSKYHPGKFLVAWHPKASEENERTTIVIKTPKFGEILYRQIAGALAKRIVNYANVGDSAHQGEDAGFIKFGSRVDLFLPLDATINVKLNQKVIGAKTCIASLPIKDEDR, via the coding sequence ATGTTTCATAAAGAAGGGCAAAAAATAATTTTAATCTCGTTTTTTTTAGTAGCAATTATCGTATTAGCCGCTCATTATTATATTGATTTAAATTGGTTGAAATTGCTTATTCAATGTACGGCAGTAGTATTTTTGATTATCATTCTTCAATTTTTTAGAAACCCAAAAAGAAAAGTTACTAAAAGTTTTGATGAAATTTTGGCTCCTGTAGATGGCAAGGTTGTTGTCATTGAAGAGGTAGAAGAAAAAGAATACTTTAAAGAAAAACGTCTTCAAGTTTCCATCTTCATGTCGCCTATTAATGTACATGTTACAAGATACCCTGCAAGTGGTGCTATTACCTTTTCTAAATACCACCCAGGTAAGTTTTTAGTCGCTTGGCACCCGAAGGCAAGCGAAGAGAATGAAAGAACGACTATCGTTATTAAAACGCCGAAATTTGGCGAAATTTTATACCGTCAAATTGCTGGAGCACTTGCAAAACGTATTGTTAATTACGCCAATGTTGGTGATAGTGCACATCAAGGAGAAGATGCTGGATTTATTAAATTTGGTTCTAGAGTAGATTTATTCTTACCTTTAGATGCAACCATTAATGTAAAACTTAATCAGAAAGTTATTGGTGCAAAAACCTGTATAGCTAGCTTACCAATAAAAGATGAAGACAGATAA
- a CDS encoding valine--tRNA ligase, protein MEIASKYESQKVEKHWYDYWMSNGYFHSTPDEREPYTIVIPPPNVTGVLHMGHMLNNTIQDVLIRRARLMGKNACWVPGTDHASIATEAKVVAKLKEQGIDKADLTREEFLKHAWDWTDEYGGVILEQLKKLGCSCDWDRTKFTLDDNMSASVIKVFVDLFEKGLIYRGFRMVNWDPEAQTTLSDEEVIHEEKQGLLYYLEYQIEGSDEKVTIATTRPETILGDTAICINPNDERYTHLKGKKAIVPLSGRAIPIIEDEYVDIEFGTGCLKVTPAHDINDKTLGEKHNLDVIDIFNANATLNHHGLHYEGKDRFVVRKEISKELEEKGFLVKTETHLNKVGTSERTKAVIEPRLSDQWFLKMEKLAEPAIKAVLETGDVKLFPKKFENTYRHWMENVRDWNISRQLWWGQQIPAYYYGEGADDFVVAERKEEALEKAIAKTGNKALSAADLKQDEDALDTWFSSWLWPISVFNGILEPENKEIEYYYPTNDLVTGPDILFFWVARMIVSGYEYRDEKPFQNVYLTGLVRDKQRRKMSKSLGNSPDALGLISEYGADGVRVGLLLSAAAGNDLMFDEALCQQGKNFANKIWNGFRLVQGWEVADLPQPKASKLGLEWYNAKFNQTLLEIEDHFSKYRISDALMAIYKLVWDDYSSWLLEIVKPAYQQPIDKTTFDAVIAIFENNLKLLHPFMPFLTEEIWQHIAERTPEEALVIAKWPEATAVDEALILGFDFAAEVIAGVRTIRKQKNIPMKEYLELSVLNEGAIAKDWDAVITKLTNVSEISYVSEAVDGALSFRVKSNEYFIPISGAIDVDAEIKKIEEELKYTKGFLKSVEKKLSNERFVSNAPEQVIEIEHKKKADAEAKIETLEKSLASLK, encoded by the coding sequence ATGGAAATAGCGTCAAAATACGAATCTCAGAAAGTAGAAAAACATTGGTATGATTACTGGATGAGCAATGGTTATTTTCATTCTACACCAGATGAAAGAGAGCCGTATACTATAGTAATACCTCCGCCAAATGTAACGGGAGTACTACATATGGGACATATGCTTAACAATACAATTCAAGATGTATTGATAAGAAGAGCTAGATTAATGGGGAAAAATGCCTGTTGGGTTCCAGGAACAGACCATGCCTCTATTGCTACGGAAGCAAAAGTAGTTGCGAAATTAAAGGAGCAGGGCATTGATAAAGCCGATTTAACGCGTGAAGAATTTTTAAAACATGCTTGGGATTGGACCGATGAATATGGTGGGGTTATTTTAGAACAACTTAAAAAATTAGGATGCTCTTGCGATTGGGATCGTACAAAATTTACACTGGATGACAATATGTCTGCATCAGTGATAAAAGTTTTTGTCGATTTATTTGAAAAAGGCTTGATTTACCGTGGGTTTAGAATGGTAAACTGGGATCCAGAAGCACAAACTACACTTTCAGATGAAGAGGTAATCCATGAAGAAAAGCAAGGGTTACTATATTATTTAGAATATCAAATAGAAGGTTCTGATGAAAAAGTGACTATCGCCACGACAAGGCCAGAGACCATTTTAGGAGATACCGCTATTTGTATTAACCCTAATGATGAACGCTACACACATTTAAAAGGGAAAAAAGCCATCGTGCCTTTAAGTGGCAGAGCTATTCCTATTATTGAAGATGAGTATGTAGATATAGAATTTGGAACGGGATGTTTGAAAGTTACTCCAGCTCATGATATCAATGATAAGACCTTAGGAGAAAAACATAATTTAGACGTAATAGATATTTTTAATGCGAATGCTACTTTAAATCATCACGGTTTACACTATGAGGGTAAAGATCGTTTTGTAGTGCGTAAAGAAATATCAAAAGAGTTAGAAGAAAAAGGCTTTTTGGTTAAGACGGAAACGCATTTAAATAAAGTAGGTACTTCTGAAAGAACAAAAGCAGTTATAGAACCACGATTATCGGATCAATGGTTCTTGAAAATGGAAAAACTTGCGGAACCAGCAATTAAAGCTGTTTTAGAAACAGGAGATGTAAAATTGTTCCCTAAGAAATTTGAAAATACCTACCGTCATTGGATGGAAAATGTTCGTGATTGGAATATTTCTAGACAACTTTGGTGGGGACAGCAGATTCCTGCTTACTATTATGGAGAAGGCGCAGACGATTTTGTGGTTGCAGAGCGTAAAGAGGAGGCGCTTGAAAAAGCGATTGCAAAGACCGGAAACAAAGCACTATCTGCAGCAGATCTTAAGCAAGATGAGGATGCTTTAGATACCTGGTTTTCTTCTTGGTTATGGCCAATTAGTGTTTTTAACGGAATTCTAGAACCAGAGAATAAAGAAATAGAATATTATTATCCAACGAATGATTTAGTCACCGGGCCGGATATTTTATTTTTCTGGGTTGCTCGTATGATTGTTTCTGGATATGAATATAGAGATGAAAAACCATTTCAGAATGTTTATTTAACAGGCTTAGTTCGTGATAAGCAACGAAGAAAAATGTCTAAGTCATTAGGGAATTCTCCTGATGCTTTAGGGCTGATCAGTGAATATGGTGCAGATGGTGTTCGTGTTGGGTTGTTGCTAAGTGCAGCAGCAGGTAATGATTTGATGTTTGACGAAGCACTTTGCCAACAAGGTAAAAACTTTGCTAACAAAATTTGGAATGGTTTCCGATTGGTGCAAGGTTGGGAAGTGGCTGATTTGCCGCAGCCAAAAGCGTCCAAGCTAGGATTAGAATGGTATAATGCTAAGTTTAATCAAACTCTTTTAGAGATAGAGGATCATTTTAGCAAGTATCGTATTTCAGATGCGCTAATGGCTATTTATAAATTAGTTTGGGATGATTATAGTTCTTGGTTGTTAGAAATAGTTAAACCAGCATACCAACAACCAATAGATAAAACTACGTTTGATGCGGTAATTGCAATTTTTGAAAATAATCTAAAACTATTACACCCATTTATGCCATTCTTAACAGAAGAAATATGGCAACATATTGCAGAGAGAACGCCAGAAGAAGCTTTGGTAATTGCAAAATGGCCAGAGGCAACAGCTGTTGATGAAGCTTTGATATTAGGATTTGATTTTGCTGCAGAGGTTATTGCTGGAGTGAGAACTATTAGAAAACAAAAGAATATTCCGATGAAGGAGTATTTAGAGCTTTCTGTATTGAATGAAGGTGCTATTGCCAAAGATTGGGATGCGGTAATTACTAAATTAACTAATGTTTCTGAAATTTCGTATGTTTCTGAGGCTGTAGACGGCGCATTGTCTTTTCGTGTGAAAAGTAATGAGTATTTTATTCCAATAAGTGGCGCTATTGATGTTGATGCGGAAATTAAAAAAATTGAAGAAGAGTTAAAGTATACAAAAGGCTTTTTAAAATCTGTTGAAAAGAAATTGTCTAATGAACGCTTTGTGAGTAATGCCCCAGAGCAGGTCATTGAAATAGAGCATAAGAAAAAGGCTGATGCAGAAGCAAAAATAGAAACCCTTGAGAAGAGTTTAGCAAGTTTAAAATAA
- a CDS encoding DUF1573 domain-containing protein, protein MKKIVLILFIGLLGISLNAQDKAAKIDFKSDTVDYGTIEKGSDGNRVFLFTNTGDAPLIISKVSSSCGCTIPKSPKDPILPGKTGEIQVKYDTNRVGAIRKAITVISNAATPTVVLKIKGEVKETVVQ, encoded by the coding sequence ATGAAAAAAATTGTACTAATTTTATTTATTGGTCTATTAGGAATTAGCCTAAACGCACAAGACAAAGCAGCTAAAATCGACTTTAAATCAGATACTGTAGATTACGGTACTATTGAAAAAGGTTCTGATGGAAATCGTGTGTTTTTATTCACAAATACTGGAGATGCTCCATTAATTATTAGCAAAGTTAGTTCTAGTTGTGGATGTACTATTCCAAAAAGTCCAAAAGATCCTATTTTACCAGGTAAAACAGGTGAAATTCAAGTAAAATATGATACCAATAGAGTTGGCGCTATTAGAAAAGCAATTACTGTTATTTCTAACGCAGCTACACCTACTGTTGTATTAAAGATAAAAGGAGAGGTTAAAGAAACTGTTGTTCAATAG
- a CDS encoding response regulator transcription factor: MMHPDKYAILLVEDDESLGYLLSEYLKMKNFLVTWVKSGLEAIAIIETDIFQLAILDVMMPEMDGYTLASKMKSQFPELPFLFLTARSLKIDVLKGFSLGAVDYLKKPIDEEELVVRIKVLLDRLGPKDNLVQEINTLLTIGRYQFDVINQQLKYQDAVIKLTSREAELLQLLVENKNQLCSHKDILVRLWGKNDYFNRKSLNVFVSHLRKYLSHDSAIKLDNIHRKGFILLVKE, encoded by the coding sequence ATGATGCACCCAGATAAATATGCTATTTTATTAGTTGAAGATGATGAGTCTTTAGGATACCTTCTTTCAGAGTACCTTAAAATGAAAAATTTTCTAGTTACCTGGGTCAAGTCTGGATTAGAAGCAATTGCGATAATTGAGACAGATATTTTTCAGTTAGCTATTCTAGATGTAATGATGCCTGAAATGGATGGGTATACTTTAGCTTCAAAAATGAAGAGTCAATTCCCTGAATTGCCTTTTTTGTTTTTAACGGCAAGGTCATTAAAAATTGATGTTCTCAAAGGCTTTTCATTAGGCGCCGTAGATTATTTAAAAAAGCCAATTGATGAAGAGGAGTTAGTGGTTCGTATTAAGGTGCTGCTAGATCGGTTAGGGCCAAAAGATAACTTAGTACAAGAAATTAATACATTGTTAACTATCGGTAGGTATCAATTTGATGTTATCAATCAGCAATTAAAGTATCAGGATGCTGTAATAAAGTTAACCAGTAGGGAAGCGGAGTTGTTGCAATTATTAGTAGAGAACAAAAATCAATTATGTTCCCATAAAGATATCCTTGTAAGGCTTTGGGGAAAAAATGATTATTTTAACCGTAAGAGCTTAAATGTTTTTGTATCGCACCTTCGTAAATATCTAAGTCACGATAGTGCTATAAAATTAGATAATATTCACAGAAAAGGATTTATACTTTTAGTAAAAGAGTAG
- a CDS encoding sensor histidine kinase KdpD gives MLLRRKIYIIVFVISVLGLFVVQYQYLKIGLNLAKVQFDKNILASSNHIKKELATENELTFLLGKSITKDGSYFSLSIDSVQDASSHFLNDFLIDRLAAQGVTSDFTYQLVSRDSAYYLYSPKRFEKDDTLLNYPLELEGYLPKLIGEKLFLELQFKDMNTFFLYQLNGLTIPSLVFMLVIIFVVVWVLKSFYWQRKIITTTNEFINNLTHELKTPVFSIGLATKLLEEQGVAEQKPVLKLVRAQVERLKSHIDKVLDLAKLEERKQVYTMIPIDFHLSLKQVCDEFEAIAFLENVQFTYNLEEGSYVLRAESSHLENAVNNILDNAKKYSKESEIYLKAFIKNKKLLIRIEDNGEGISMKEQRYIFQKYYRVFDENLHKVKGYGLGLSYVKNVIENHGGKITLQSELGKGTIVIIELPLVSHDAPR, from the coding sequence GTGTTACTTAGAAGAAAAATATACATTATTGTATTTGTTATTTCTGTACTAGGGCTATTCGTCGTACAGTATCAATATTTAAAAATCGGATTAAACCTAGCAAAGGTTCAGTTTGATAAAAATATATTGGCTTCAAGTAATCATATAAAAAAGGAACTAGCAACAGAAAATGAATTAACCTTTCTCTTAGGGAAATCTATTACGAAAGATGGTTCTTATTTTAGCTTAAGTATAGATAGTGTACAAGATGCCTCAAGTCATTTTTTAAATGATTTTTTAATAGATAGACTAGCAGCGCAAGGTGTCACCTCAGATTTTACTTATCAGTTAGTGTCTAGGGATTCTGCCTATTATTTATATTCTCCAAAACGATTTGAGAAAGATGATACTCTTTTAAATTACCCATTAGAATTGGAAGGATATTTACCGAAACTAATAGGAGAAAAGCTTTTTTTAGAATTGCAATTTAAAGACATGAACACCTTTTTTTTATATCAGCTAAACGGACTAACGATTCCTAGTCTAGTTTTTATGCTGGTTATTATTTTTGTAGTCGTTTGGGTTTTAAAATCTTTCTATTGGCAGCGTAAAATTATTACCACTACCAACGAATTCATTAATAATTTAACTCATGAGTTAAAGACGCCCGTATTTTCAATAGGCTTAGCGACTAAACTTTTAGAAGAACAAGGTGTAGCAGAGCAAAAACCAGTTTTAAAGCTCGTTAGGGCGCAAGTAGAAAGATTAAAGAGTCATATAGATAAAGTATTGGATTTGGCAAAGCTAGAGGAGCGTAAGCAAGTCTATACGATGATTCCGATAGATTTTCATTTAAGCCTAAAACAGGTTTGCGATGAATTTGAAGCAATAGCCTTTTTAGAGAATGTTCAGTTTACGTACAACTTAGAAGAAGGGTCTTATGTACTTAGGGCAGAATCTTCACATCTGGAGAATGCCGTTAATAATATCTTAGATAATGCGAAGAAATACTCTAAGGAATCAGAAATTTATCTAAAAGCTTTTATTAAAAATAAAAAACTTCTTATTCGTATTGAAGATAACGGTGAAGGAATTTCTATGAAAGAGCAGCGCTATATTTTTCAAAAATATTACCGAGTATTTGATGAAAACCTACATAAGGTGAAGGGGTATGGTCTAGGTTTAAGTTATGTTAAAAACGTTATTGAGAACCATGGAGGTAAAATAACATTGCAAAGCGAATTAGGAAAAGGAACAATAGTAATAATTGAATTACCTTTAGTGTCTCATGATGCACCCAGATAA
- a CDS encoding SDR family NAD(P)-dependent oxidoreductase, translating into MDSENEKEITDKSDIHVSIEEVDACISILDKLGENAFQVLALPEEKRVALLKAAGLLSRPNRHEFKQRKKDAAKAAKRKMIERDKHARKETGIRSARESVVFKAPILLEAAKLGGLEERELESPRNCYVCKTVYTKLHHFYDTMCQDCGDFNYAKRYQTADLTDQVAIVTGSRLKIGYHITLILLRAGATVVATTRFPVDSALRFSKEDDFSKWGHRLKIHGLDLRHIPSVEIFCNFIEQQYSRLDILINNAAQTVRRPAGFYQHLMKNEEMPVDALPKAAKEVLADHLYCLDELNALGKNTSSQQNDTLPVTWHAPEPGIGIRASAKLSQIPYSFDNSLATKEVFPEGELDADLQQVDLRKTNSWRLKLGEIETPEMIEVQLVNAVAPFVLCNRLSRLMRQENTGKKHIINVSAMEGKFHRFYKEDRHPHTNMAKAALNMMTHTSALDFATDGVFMNAVDTGWVTDEDPAELSKKKQEVHDFQPPLDIVDGAARVLDPLIDGINTGKHWCGKFLKDYRPIDW; encoded by the coding sequence ATGGATTCTGAAAATGAAAAGGAAATAACGGATAAGAGTGATATTCACGTAAGTATTGAAGAGGTAGATGCATGTATTTCTATTTTAGATAAACTTGGTGAAAATGCGTTTCAAGTATTAGCACTTCCAGAAGAAAAACGGGTTGCACTGCTGAAAGCTGCAGGGCTTTTATCGCGACCAAATCGTCATGAGTTTAAGCAGCGCAAGAAAGATGCTGCGAAAGCGGCTAAGCGTAAAATGATTGAACGTGATAAGCATGCTCGTAAGGAAACAGGAATTCGTAGCGCTAGAGAGTCTGTAGTTTTTAAAGCTCCTATTTTGTTAGAAGCAGCAAAATTAGGGGGCTTAGAAGAAAGAGAGTTAGAGTCTCCTCGCAACTGTTATGTATGTAAAACAGTATATACTAAACTTCATCATTTTTATGATACCATGTGTCAAGATTGTGGTGATTTCAATTATGCCAAACGTTATCAAACGGCAGACCTTACAGATCAAGTAGCTATTGTTACAGGATCGCGTTTAAAAATAGGATATCATATTACGCTAATTTTATTGCGCGCGGGTGCAACAGTTGTAGCTACTACACGCTTTCCTGTAGATTCAGCTTTACGCTTTTCTAAAGAAGATGATTTTTCTAAGTGGGGGCACCGCCTTAAAATACACGGTTTAGATTTACGTCATATTCCAAGTGTGGAGATCTTCTGTAACTTCATAGAACAACAATATAGTCGTTTAGATATCTTGATAAACAACGCTGCTCAAACTGTACGCAGACCAGCTGGTTTTTATCAGCATTTAATGAAGAATGAGGAAATGCCTGTAGATGCTTTACCAAAAGCAGCCAAAGAAGTTTTAGCAGATCATCTGTATTGTTTGGATGAATTAAATGCATTGGGTAAAAATACATCTAGTCAACAGAATGATACCTTACCTGTAACATGGCATGCTCCAGAACCAGGAATAGGTATTCGCGCATCTGCTAAATTATCTCAAATACCGTATAGCTTTGATAACTCTTTGGCGACAAAAGAGGTGTTTCCAGAGGGCGAATTGGATGCAGATTTGCAGCAAGTAGATTTGCGTAAAACAAACAGTTGGCGTTTGAAATTAGGAGAGATAGAAACTCCCGAGATGATAGAAGTGCAGTTGGTAAATGCTGTGGCTCCTTTTGTGTTGTGTAATCGCCTTTCTAGGCTTATGCGTCAAGAGAATACCGGTAAAAAGCATATTATCAATGTTTCTGCCATGGAAGGTAAGTTTCATCGTTTTTATAAAGAAGATAGGCATCCACACACCAATATGGCAAAAGCAGCTTTAAACATGATGACCCATACTTCTGCATTAGATTTTGCAACCGATGGCGTATTTATGAATGCTGTAGATACTGGTTGGGTAACCGATGAGGATCCGGCAGAATTGTCTAAAAAGAAACAAGAAGTTCATGATTTTCAACCTCCATTAGATATTGTAGATGGTGCTGCTCGTGTGTTAGATCCATTAATAGATGGTATTAATACTGGGAAGCATTGGTGTGGTAAATTCCTAAAAGACTATAGACCTATTGATTGGTAG
- a CDS encoding acyl-CoA-binding protein: MKTDKLHSEFIIAVKFVNDYTNPLPADFLLKLYAYYKIANENFDNPGSSTPLINAFKANALFQAKNLSKKEAMKNYIALVRSELGNFDNP; this comes from the coding sequence ATGAAGACAGATAAACTTCACTCAGAATTCATAATCGCTGTAAAGTTTGTAAATGATTATACAAACCCTTTACCCGCAGATTTTCTATTAAAGCTATACGCTTATTACAAGATTGCTAATGAAAATTTTGACAATCCAGGTAGCAGCACTCCTTTGATTAATGCCTTTAAAGCAAACGCTTTATTTCAAGCTAAAAACCTTTCAAAAAAAGAGGCTATGAAAAACTACATTGCATTAGTACGATCAGAATTGGGCAATTTCGATAACCCTTAA
- a CDS encoding doxx family protein, with amino-acid sequence MKAIFSTVPAKIKALNFLAISIGLVYLFFGTLKFFSSLSPAEDLAIQTINSITFHLIPEKTAILLLALWETFVGICLLLNFHKKAILVLALIHMFFTFTPLFIAPEITFSNTSFAPTLLGQYIFKNIVIIAALATLLKDVHTKKQLRLATNQ; translated from the coding sequence ATGAAAGCTATTTTCAGTACGGTACCCGCAAAGATAAAAGCATTAAATTTTCTAGCTATTTCTATAGGATTGGTCTATCTATTTTTTGGCACCCTTAAATTTTTTTCATCTTTAAGTCCGGCTGAAGATCTTGCCATTCAAACTATTAACAGTATCACCTTTCATTTAATCCCTGAAAAAACAGCTATACTTCTTCTTGCCCTATGGGAAACCTTTGTAGGCATCTGCTTGCTTCTAAATTTTCATAAAAAAGCAATATTAGTATTGGCCTTAATACATATGTTTTTCACATTCACACCTTTGTTTATTGCGCCCGAAATCACTTTTTCAAATACAAGCTTTGCCCCCACGTTGTTAGGACAGTACATATTTAAAAATATAGTCATCATTGCCGCCTTAGCCACATTATTAAAAGATGTACATACTAAAAAGCAACTGCGTCTAGCTACCAATCAATAG